One genomic region from Reichenbachiella ulvae encodes:
- a CDS encoding IS110 family transposase, giving the protein MEDLSTYNLFIGLDVHKRSWSVSIFAGHIHHRTFTQPPEPIALKSYLDKHFPTAKVICAYEACKIGFWICRDLESYGYRCLVVNAADIPTTHKETTEKTDPIDSRKIAKALRAGLLRGIHVPSIEVEGHRQLFRYRKKLWAELVRIKNRIKDKLLFAGIPIPTEFDNAYWSKAFLVWISQVQFESKNTKLTVNFLLEHYHFTYRHLLKVAIQVRKIQRLAKYKQQAKLLRGIPGIGPLTTVQLLIELESIDRFPSFKHFNSFIGLKPTSHSSGERDVKGYMTNRRHKALRSALIECAWSCVQKDPAMLMRYEELTKSHTKKRSIVIIARKLVSRIYHVLKTGEEYEIGLVK; this is encoded by the coding sequence ATGGAAGATTTAAGCACTTACAATTTATTCATTGGCTTGGACGTACACAAGCGCAGCTGGTCGGTTAGCATCTTTGCTGGCCATATTCACCATCGAACTTTCACCCAGCCACCTGAACCAATCGCACTCAAATCCTACCTCGACAAGCATTTCCCTACTGCCAAGGTGATCTGTGCCTATGAGGCCTGCAAGATTGGTTTCTGGATCTGTAGAGATTTGGAGAGTTATGGCTATCGCTGTTTGGTAGTCAATGCAGCAGACATCCCCACCACTCACAAGGAAACCACCGAAAAAACCGACCCAATTGATAGTCGAAAGATAGCCAAAGCTCTTAGAGCTGGATTACTTCGGGGCATTCATGTTCCCAGTATCGAAGTAGAAGGTCATAGGCAACTGTTTCGTTACCGCAAGAAATTGTGGGCAGAGTTGGTCAGGATCAAAAACCGTATCAAGGATAAATTACTGTTTGCCGGCATACCTATACCAACTGAGTTTGACAATGCCTATTGGAGCAAAGCCTTCTTGGTTTGGATCTCGCAAGTTCAGTTTGAATCCAAAAACACAAAACTGACTGTCAACTTCTTGCTGGAGCATTATCATTTTACATATCGTCATTTGCTTAAAGTGGCGATACAGGTCAGGAAAATCCAACGATTAGCTAAGTACAAGCAACAGGCAAAATTACTCAGAGGCATCCCTGGGATCGGCCCATTGACCACTGTACAACTACTCATAGAACTGGAGAGCATAGATCGTTTTCCCAGCTTCAAACACTTCAATAGCTTTATTGGTCTCAAACCAACCAGTCATTCCAGTGGAGAAAGAGACGTGAAAGGCTACATGACTAACCGCCGGCACAAAGCCCTGCGTAGTGCATTGATCGAATGTGCCTGGAGTTGTGTGCAGAAAGATCCCGCTATGTTGATGAGATACGAGGAACTAACCAAGTCGCATACCAAGAAAAGATCAATAGTAATTATAGCCAGGAAACTGGTCTCAAGGATATATCATGTACTCAAAACAGGAGAAGAATATGAGATAGGATTAGTAAAATAG